TGACGGACAGTAAAGCCATACAGGATGTCATCATGGGATATCAGGTGATTTTAATTTATCActcacccccttttttttttttttactcaggTCACTGTTTTTCATAGCAGTATATTATGGAGAAGTTAGACATTATCTGTCTCAAGTAGGAAGCACTTTAAAacagattatattttttttcttataaatgTCTTGTAGTCATCGATGCATGTTTGTGACTTAAATAAAGTACAAAAAGAGGAATGAAGcacaaaaacaatatatatatttaaggaATCTTGGGGTAAGATTAAGATAAGATTTCCAAACTTATAGTTTCTTAACATAAATAAGTCCTTTGTTCGTTTGTTTCCtttttgagagagagagggagatagtAGCCTTAGATAGCATAGAATccatctataattttttttaaaaaggagaAGATTTCAAACCAAGGCCACAAGGTCTTTCCTCAAGTAACCAACAAGAATATTCTTCATTGTATCATACTTTGATTTGTGAATAAAAACTTGCATTTCAATCAGTGTAACATAGCttaatttattttgttcctGATAATTAAATAATTCTCAGTTGCCTTAGGATGAGTACATTTCATATGACTCATTATAATAATGCTATGTTGCAGCCCGATGTTGTTATCCATGCAGCAGCTGAAAGGAGAACAGATGTTGTAGAGAGAGACCCACAGACTGTTCAAAAACTCAATGTAGGTGCCACAGCTCAAATTGCTGCAATTTGTGGTGAGATACCAAGTTGTTTTTTTCCATCATGAAATTGTGTACTGTTCATGGGAAGGATCTGTGTGGATTCATTGACTTTTCTTACTGAAGATACTGAAAATATCAGTCGTGTTTGGGTCATTCTTGCATTGGTCAAGTCTCCAAACTGTAAATCAGTACAGGGAATTGATTTATATTCCACAGCACTAATATTTTTGGGCCAATGATGTATACCACACTTGACCTGGATGAGGGAAATGTTTATGTGGCAAGAATGGATTCCTTGAATTGCAAAAGTGCCTTTAAGGCAGCTATGCTAAAGCTAGTTGTGGATGCCATTATTTGTGAGTGCTATAGAagaaatatttggtaaattcatACAGTTTAGGAATATTCTCTAGTTTATGATATAAACTTGCAAGGTCAGTCATCTTTTGTGTGTAATTTGACCCCACTAATTTTCAATAAGAAATTCAAAAGTGATTGCTTCTTTTGATTCAAGTGaaagttattttgtattttataatgttATTGATGGTAAGAAAATAAACCAATATGGAAGTATATAGTTTTAAGTAGgaactttcatttttatttgaatggtgATATCATGCTTACTAtgtatcatcatgcattaaatCATCTCAAGTGCATTTTCTAATTGATATGGAGAAATCTGTATAGAACAGAAAGAATATGTAATTGCATATAATGGTAATGTTTGTATTTGACAGAGAAACTGGGTATCTTGTTGGTTTACATCAGTACAAATTATGTCTTTGATGGAACAAAACCACCATATAAACCTTCAGATGAACCCAATCCACTTAACAAATATGGTCAGAGCAAGCGTGATGGTGAAATAGCAACTCTTAAAAACTATCCTGGTAAGCTGGCATTATTACCCCTCCCCAAGAAGCAATTTCAAATCTGATTTCTTACTTTCAGCACTGTATCTTTATTTTTCGGGAGgataaattgatgtatattagTATTACATCTCTTTGAAATCAAGTAATATCAATTCATATACAGATGCTAAAATTATCTTAAGGTATACTGTAGTCTTGTGATGATCAAAAGAATACTTTGTCCATTATGTTTGATTGGTTAGATAGTTCTTTGTTAGCATATTTAATTTCCCATTCTGTTTCCCATATACTTTCATTAGTCAGAGTCAGCAGTTGCATAGAAATAGCAGTTACAGTTATAAAAGTGTTTAGCcatcaataaaaatcaaagatttcACTGATATTGAAATTACAGGAAAACTTGTAATTGATGGCAACTTTTGTTATACAGAGCCCTGCTTTGTTTGAATTAAGAACTAGATAGCAGCAAGAACATTGTTACCTTTGAGGTTAATGAGTTCATAGGTCATAGAGGTcattgtaaatttgaaaaattgtttGTGATAACTAAAGTACCCTTCATGGATCAAACTTTGCTTGTCATTTGGAGGTCACAAGGACAAAGATCATAGCCCATTATCACAATACTTTGCACACCCAATATATGATTGGTTCAGAAATGTATAGAGTGATGAAAGCAGATAAGTGACAGATTTTTTGAATTACATATATTTCAAAGTAAATCAAACAAGTTTGGAACTGATTCTACAGTGCACTGTCTGGATTGCTACTTGGCAATGGAGTCATTAATACAGGGATTTTAATTACAGGAGCAGTGATCCTAAGATTACCCCTACTCTATGGTAGCATAGAGAGACTAAATGAAAGTGCAGCAACCTATCTTCTTCATCAGATCCAAGATACAAGTAAAGTCCTGGAACTCTGTGACTACCAACAAAGAAGACCAACTCATGTCAGGGATGTAGCTTCAGTGGTAATACAACTAGCGCAGAGACATTGTAAGGTGAGTTTAGGATTCAATACCGAATAAAACAGTTGCAGATTCAATGAAAAAGCAATGTGACTCTAAATTTTTAACTTAATTTTTAGGTGGTAAATTTTGTCTGTTATGCTAGagtatattttgaaatacatcAGCAAAATATCTCAGTTTTCATCACTTCACTGAaagaatcataaaaaatgaattgtgtATGCTTATTGGATATTCATGTATTCATCCAAAATTTTATATCAgcttttgtttgggtggacttaagtttaaaggtcaagtccaccttagaaaaattttgattttaataaatagaaaaaaatcaaactagcataatgctgaaaatttcatcaaaatcggatgtaaaataaggaagttatgacattttaaagttgcgcttatttttcacaaaacagttgtatgcacaattcaatgacatgcaaatgagagagttgatgatgtccctcactatttcttttgtttttattgtttgaaatatagaatatttcaatttttacagatttgacaatatggagcaacttgactgaaccataaaatgttaaggcaatggtaattccacgtgttcagggaggaaggAAACTTTTGTTtcaaggacaatgaggagaaaatgggaataaatcatatttcatataatgaaatacaaaagaaatagtgagtgagtgatgttaTCAGTCCCCTCATATGCATACCGACTAGGATGTGCATagaacttttttgtgaaattaagcgaaactttaaaatgtcataactttcttatttattttctatattatggttgttccactttatatgtttgtcatttgcctccgacaaagattctgctaggatcgaaagcttaggccccttttgactttctaatttactccattggctctcttttattagataagcagttttcagcagcttctttttgccattattttacaatcgattttgatgaaattttcagtgttatgctcgttggattttactctttttattcaaatcagcttatcgttggggtggacttgtcctttaacactGTAAATGTATGCCATTTCAGTTATTATAAAGGTACCGTTTTAGAAAAACTCAAAATGTAAATTAATGAATTGTTAACTGCACAAATGTAAACTGGAAGAAAGTATTACGATACTTGATATGAGGATGATAGTGATGCTCAGAGTGAATGTTATATTACTAGAAGAAATTAACACTTTTTAtgcattatcattttcataattatttactATGAAGGGAGAGGGGGTTTCAGGCATCCTACATTGGAATACATCAGAACAACTCACACGATACCAAATGGCTCTTATCATCACTGATATCTTCAAACTACCTATGGATCATCTTATACCAAACCCCAATCCTCCTTCCACTGGCACGCCCCGCCCACAGAATGCAACCATGGACATCTCGATTATAAATGCCCTTGGGGTCAAAGTTACAGATACGCCATTTCGGAAGGGTATCGAGGAATGTTTGACTCCTCATCTGTCCTAAAGCCAATGATTTATATGCGTTTTTTTTACAACTCTAAAGCCCAAGAGTGCCTGTCACCTTGCTTCCTCATGCATTGATATATCACTGAccatttaaaaatttgaatgcttataattattaatgagattctttatgaatattttaacacaaaattatgaatgtGCAATgaaagaatatcaataatttgtttctttaacAAAGGCCAAGTAAATATGAGTGTGTGGATTTCTTTAAATTGCAATTAGGTTTTACCAAAAAATTATGTCTGCATTTGAAGTAATATCAGTAAtcatgtttgtgactttgtccCAGTTACTGtgttaaattcaaatttgagaTAATGAGATCATAAAGAAAGAGCAGCTTGATGTAGATAAGTAGCTTTTGTGTGCTAATGAAGCCTTTTCTTAAAAGACTTTATTTTATGCTTCCTTTATAAACCCTAATACTCTTATCTATACTTGGATGTATTTCGATAGTGATTCTCAATTAAATCTAGATTCCACCAGCTTTTTTTTCAGTGGTCCTTGGATCAATCGTACAATCAATCACCaatctttgtgttatgggacccagGTGGTATTTGGGATAGatgaaaaacatttgaaaatattgtaaaacaAGTGAATCTATTGGTTTTGCAGCTTGCAATTACAGGTCTTCTTTTCTCATTGATGAGATTTGAATTATTTGTGGATGTACATAcaaaatcattgatttttttttctttattctctcttcatttttatgggaaataattaattttgaaatacatTAGTTTTGAGAGTAAACTCATAGTTATTCCTCTTTAGAGTATAATATCTTGAAACTAATAGTTGGAAATTTTGAATGTCAGTTATTAGGAACATGTACATGAATCTTATGCTGCAGTATAATAGGCTTTTATTTATGTTCTTTGCTGAGTTCTTACACCttgatatgaatatacatataGTATTAACATTCAAACATGACATATGGTGTCTGAAATGTTTATTGATATTAAAGGTcgaatccaccccagaaaaatgttgatttgaatcaatagagaaaaatcaaacaagcataacactgaaaatttcatcaaaatctgatgtaaaattaCTGAAATAAGAATGTAATGGCATTATacagcttatttttcacaaaacagttaaatgcacaactaagtgatatgcaaatgagagagttgatgacgtccatcactcactatttcttttgtattctattgtttgatttatacaatatttcattttttacacatttgacaataatgatcaacttgattgaaatacaaaatgttaaaataatgttagttcattgttcagggaggaataaaacttagTTTCACATAACATGaggtaaaaattaaaatatttcataattcatataatgaaatacaaaaggaataATGAGTGGGTGATGCCATCAGTCcccccatttgcatactgaccaggactGTTTCAGAAAATCAAGTGAAAcctcaaaatgtcataactttcttgtttaaaattcgattttgatgaaatttttagtgttatgcttgttggattttctcctttaatacaaatcaacttttttgctGGGGTCTACTTGTCCTTTGACATATTTTTAGTTTACTGGTAGTTGAAGTCATATCACACATGTCTGAAACTTAGAGTGCATGATATTGCAGGTGTAGTCATTATTAGTTAAATTAACTTGTTCTAATATTTTTGTCCCAAGGATTGCTTACCCGTATATATAACAAATGTTATGAATTTTCATATCTAAACTGTATTTGCACCGTTAGGTGAATTTTACAGGCCCATCATCATGAGACTTTTTTTGGTGATGATCATTGCCGAAGAAAATACTGAATGAGACAGTTTACTGTGTACTAAAATACTGGCTGAAATGCAGTAGTGCATGATCAATTTAATTTATATATCTTTGGATTAAATCTGACATCCTACAGAGAAATTCTTAATGTTCAATATTACTATACTTCACCCTTAGGaagtcttgtcttgtcttcGGTTGAGTTggcatatgcagacttgctgtTATTGGTCAACTTTGTTGAAAAAGTATAGCaccacagatttttttttttaatggtaacATTTTGTTTCAGAGAATTGATTCATCTGCTCTACTCAAGTTTCCAGCGAGCAGAAATCATTTGAGATGTACGTTGCATTCAATCCAACTGATTTCAATTTTATAGTCAAAAGAGCTTTTATTTCTAATATTGAATTATAGCATGATAAAATTTGTCATAGTGCAGTTCTTGGTTATGatgctcttttatgaaatatacttttcataataattttattttagtgATAACAAAGATCAGTAATCAACGCATTGTTCTGCATTGTATTGCTATACTAGTATTCAGCATTTTTTTATAGTGCAGTATACCCAAAATTATGCTCAAGATATTCATTGTCTTCCATTGCATATTTTGTACTACTATGTATTCAAGTTGATCGTTCAGTATTCAGTTTGTTGTTTTGTGCTGTATTACGCTGTATTGTTCTATTCAGTGAGTGCAAAATGCATGTATTCAATGTGCAGTAATTCTCAGTCAatctaaacaaataaaaatatatattcttgaaaatttatttttttgttcaaagagTTGTATATGGAACCATTTCTAGTCAGTTAGAACATTGAGATGTATATTGTAAAAATGATATAAGTAGTTGAAAACAGATTTTCAGTTGGAAAGAGAATCTTACCCTGATGGTAAGTTTAAAGATAacgaaaattatttaaattgttCAAATTAACTTGTTATCATACATTGGAAACAAAAGATAGACTCCTGGATGTAAGGTTTGCTTTGACATCAGTTTCATTTATGATAGGGTCCTACAAGTAAAATAAAAACCTGCCCCAACCACCGCTGTGAGGTACATGATTTTTTAGTatataagaaaagaagagagaatgGGTAAGGATGGAATAAGCAGAGTGGTTTTTCATTTCTTAGGGGGCACGGATAAATCAACCATTTTATTTTGCTTGGATTTGACAAACAAATGATTTAATTGCCCCCAATAtaggaatgaaaaataaaaatggtggGTTGACATAGCGGACATAGCTATCGATTTAAAAACGGTCATTTAAAAATTCTCtcaaatgagagagaaaaatagTTACTAAAATAGGACACCCTTTTCTATCCTCGCTCCCAAGGGTGAAGTAGGCTTGGGTATTACTCCTCACGTTTCTGATtgtgtacatatttttttaaaccaaaaaggGGGAATATGCCTCCTGTGTCgactttctccccccccccccccattcctgCCTGTATTGGGTATTGAGGGAGAAACTTGTATTGGTAAAGGGTAGGTGTCTTGGAAAATATGATCTTTGGAGATACAGGTAATAATGAGATTTAGATGAAGATTTATTTGCAGACAATTAGTTGATAAATCTGGGAATTCAATCTGTGAAAGCACTGTTAACAAATTTTGCGTTGTATGATGATCCAGTCGGGATCACTGCTCTGTGTATAATGGGTGAGACATGCAGAACTTTATTTTCAGGAGAAATGTGTGCTTACAGCTTTTAGTTTTTCAAGGACAATTAGGAATCAACAAAATTCAAGGCTTGTTCAGTGGTATTTAGGGATTATCAATAAAGTCTAGACCCCGGTCTAGACTTACCAAATATATACACACAACATTAAATGATCTTGACAAAGAATATTCAGTCCTATTTTTTCACTTGCCGTGCTCTCTTGCAAAATTGAGTCTAATTTGAAAGTTGAAATTGTGATGCTAACTTGCTTATTACATTCagacaaattcataaaagagGCGAAAACAAACAGAACAATTTTAGTCTATTCAGTTGATTTTAGGATATTTTGGAAACTTCTCCGTTTTTCAGCATGTATTTCAGGATAattcacttatttcattttcaaaagtgcAACTAAAGTAAATGCAAGCAAAGTTCTGCAGGCCATCTCCCATCTCGTGCTCAGAGCTAGAGCCAATGATCCGCGCGACGAGCTGACGTGTAGCATTCCATAGTTTTTGTACAAAATCCTCAAACTAGGCTGTGAGAATAGACTGGATTTTAGGTTTTTAAGATGAATTTACCAGGATTGAAGACCCTTATGTCACAGAGAGTGGTGAGTATTGTGTAATTGAATCAAATTCTTTAAATGAAAAAGTTGCTAATGTTACTTTTTG
This is a stretch of genomic DNA from Lytechinus pictus isolate F3 Inbred unplaced genomic scaffold, Lp3.0 scaffold_19, whole genome shotgun sequence. It encodes these proteins:
- the LOC129260832 gene encoding methionine adenosyltransferase 2 subunit beta-like isoform X1, yielding MALVTDESIRYRTRPGHGLFLDCVLHGEDFNMKKILITGASGLFGRELFKTFQDSGWDVLGLAYTRAKGNLRKVDLTDSKAIQDVIMGYQPDVVIHAAAERRTDVVERDPQTVQKLNVGATAQIAAICEKLGILLVYISTNYVFDGTKPPYKPSDEPNPLNKYGQSKRDGEIATLKNYPGAVILRLPLLYGSIERLNESAATYLLHQIQDTSKVLELCDYQQRRPTHVRDVASVVIQLAQRHCKGEGVSGILHWNTSEQLTRYQMALIITDIFKLPMDHLIPNPNPPSTGTPRPQNATMDISIINALGVKVTDTPFRKGIEECLTPHLS
- the LOC129260832 gene encoding methionine adenosyltransferase 2 subunit beta-like isoform X2 is translated as MKKILITGASGLFGRELFKTFQDSGWDVLGLAYTRAKGNLRKVDLTDSKAIQDVIMGYQPDVVIHAAAERRTDVVERDPQTVQKLNVGATAQIAAICEKLGILLVYISTNYVFDGTKPPYKPSDEPNPLNKYGQSKRDGEIATLKNYPGAVILRLPLLYGSIERLNESAATYLLHQIQDTSKVLELCDYQQRRPTHVRDVASVVIQLAQRHCKGEGVSGILHWNTSEQLTRYQMALIITDIFKLPMDHLIPNPNPPSTGTPRPQNATMDISIINALGVKVTDTPFRKGIEECLTPHLS